A region of Dermabacter vaginalis DNA encodes the following proteins:
- the proC gene encoding pyrroline-5-carboxylate reductase, translated as MVHLNDLTVTVIGAGNMGGAVARAIRKVGVGAERLVLLNSSEESTAKAARGIGAASAFEKYGSDATLASAVAESHVIVLGFKPYHLQAMAPKIAPHVQEGALIVSLLAGASLDTLSEAFNGHTALVRAMPNTPIAVGKGVVGLMPGEQTSESERELARALFAQSATVVDIPEHQVHGVIGAAGSAPAYFFLIAEAMIDEAVAQGFTRAVATDLVVGTMVGSASVLHETGEAPTSARYAVTSPGGATAQAIAALEEGGIRALMARGMRAAAQTSRKMEER; from the coding sequence ATGGTGCATCTCAACGATCTCACCGTGACGGTGATCGGTGCGGGGAACATGGGCGGCGCTGTCGCGCGTGCCATCCGTAAGGTCGGCGTCGGCGCTGAGAGGCTCGTTCTCCTCAACTCGAGTGAGGAATCCACGGCGAAGGCTGCACGGGGGATTGGCGCTGCGAGTGCATTTGAGAAATACGGTTCCGACGCCACCCTCGCGTCTGCCGTTGCCGAATCTCACGTCATTGTGCTCGGCTTCAAGCCCTACCACCTCCAGGCCATGGCACCGAAGATCGCCCCGCACGTGCAGGAGGGGGCGCTGATCGTGTCGCTTCTCGCGGGCGCAAGCCTCGATACGCTGAGCGAGGCCTTCAATGGTCATACGGCGCTCGTGCGCGCCATGCCGAACACTCCTATCGCCGTTGGCAAAGGCGTGGTGGGGCTCATGCCCGGCGAACAGACGAGCGAGAGTGAGCGTGAGCTCGCCCGCGCCCTTTTCGCGCAGTCCGCGACCGTCGTCGACATTCCCGAGCATCAGGTCCACGGCGTGATCGGCGCCGCGGGAAGTGCGCCCGCCTATTTCTTCCTCATCGCCGAAGCCATGATCGATGAGGCCGTCGCCCAAGGCTTCACCCGCGCCGTGGCGACTGACCTGGTCGTTGGCACCATGGTGGGCAGCGCAAGTGTGCTGCATGAAACAGGAGAGGCGCCCACGAGCGCTCGCTACGCCGTGACCTCGCCTGGAGGCGCGACCGCGCAGGCCATCGCCGCACTTGAAGAGGGCGGGATCCGTGCGCTCATGGCCCGCGGCATGCGGGCGGCTGCACAGACGTCGCGAAAAATGGAGGAGCGCTAA
- a CDS encoding potassium channel family protein gives MANSRSFGRSVLIIGLGRFGASMALNLESLGTNVLAIDKRADLVQDFSGKLTHVVEADATNIEALNQVGASHFDVAVVGVGTSIEASVLITANLVDLAGPVIWAKAISVAHGKILERIGAHHVVFPEKDAGQRVAHLVNGRLLDYIEFDDGWAIVKMHPPREIQGFSLGESDIRTKYGVTVVGVKSPGRDFTYAEPDTVVSSHDTLIVSGHTDLIERFSNRP, from the coding sequence ATGGCAAACTCCCGCTCCTTCGGCCGTAGCGTCCTCATCATCGGCCTCGGTCGTTTTGGGGCGTCCATGGCCCTCAACCTTGAATCGCTCGGCACGAATGTGCTCGCGATCGATAAACGCGCTGATCTCGTCCAGGACTTTTCGGGCAAGCTCACTCACGTCGTTGAAGCGGACGCCACGAATATCGAAGCGCTCAACCAAGTGGGGGCTTCTCACTTCGATGTCGCCGTCGTTGGCGTGGGCACGTCAATCGAGGCGAGCGTGCTGATTACCGCGAATCTCGTGGACCTCGCGGGCCCCGTCATCTGGGCGAAAGCCATCTCGGTTGCCCACGGCAAGATTCTCGAGCGCATCGGCGCGCACCACGTTGTGTTCCCCGAAAAAGACGCGGGCCAGCGGGTCGCGCACCTTGTCAATGGCCGCCTTCTCGACTACATCGAGTTCGACGACGGGTGGGCGATCGTGAAGATGCACCCGCCGCGCGAAATTCAAGGCTTCTCCCTTGGCGAATCCGATATTCGCACCAAGTACGGTGTGACGGTCGTGGGCGTGAAGTCCCCCGGCCGCGATTTCACCTACGCGGAGCCGGACACGGTTGTGTCCTCGCATGACACCCTCATCGTGTCGGGTCACACGGACCTCATCGAACGCTTCTCCAACCGCCCGTAG
- a CDS encoding TrkH family potassium uptake protein, whose amino-acid sequence MGAPTIAHQKPRRRLNAVASFISRLVREAARTSPARLALFVFTAMILLFTLILELPISSVSGQRTRFVDALFTAVSAMCVTGLVTVPTQTHWSTFGLVVLMAAIKVGGLGVLTLASLLGLSVMRHMGLAQRIVTARETKAAKLSEVGGVLRTIVLTSTGFEVATFIALVPFLMRHEATLKYALFNSVFYAVSAFNNAGFIPEVGGIERYLGDPWFSIPIATSVFVGALGFPVILVLVQNWRTPEHWSLHAKLTIWTSSILLVAGSIAILLSEWGNPATLGGHGFGTKVLSSTFASVMTRSGGFSTLDIGAMNTDTWLIMDLLMFIGGGSGSTGGGIKVTTFALLVLSIVAEARGDRDIEIFSRSIPYDTIRQAIAVLVISVLFVAIATWVMLRLTNYPLDRVLFEVLSAYGTVGLSTGITSDLSLAAKYVIIVCMYVGRIGPMTLGAALALRSRRRVIHLPEERPVVG is encoded by the coding sequence GTGGGAGCACCCACCATTGCCCACCAAAAACCACGGCGCCGCCTCAACGCGGTCGCTTCCTTCATTTCGCGTCTCGTACGCGAAGCGGCCCGCACCTCCCCCGCGCGCCTCGCACTATTCGTGTTCACGGCGATGATTTTGCTGTTCACGCTCATCCTTGAGCTACCTATCTCGAGCGTTTCAGGCCAGCGCACCCGCTTCGTCGACGCACTTTTCACGGCCGTGAGCGCCATGTGCGTGACGGGCCTCGTGACCGTACCCACGCAAACCCACTGGTCGACCTTTGGTCTCGTCGTGCTCATGGCCGCGATCAAAGTGGGCGGCCTCGGCGTTCTCACGCTCGCCTCACTCCTCGGCCTCAGTGTGATGCGGCACATGGGTCTCGCCCAACGAATCGTGACGGCACGGGAAACCAAAGCTGCGAAGCTGAGCGAAGTTGGCGGTGTGCTTCGCACGATCGTGCTCACGTCAACAGGTTTCGAGGTCGCGACGTTTATCGCCCTCGTCCCCTTCCTCATGCGACACGAAGCGACCCTCAAATACGCCCTCTTCAACTCCGTGTTCTACGCAGTCTCGGCGTTCAACAACGCGGGCTTCATCCCCGAGGTGGGCGGCATCGAACGCTATCTCGGTGACCCGTGGTTTTCCATCCCCATCGCCACCTCCGTGTTCGTCGGCGCGCTCGGCTTCCCGGTCATCCTCGTGCTCGTACAAAATTGGCGCACGCCCGAGCACTGGAGTCTCCATGCGAAGTTGACGATTTGGACCTCGAGCATCCTCCTCGTCGCCGGCTCAATCGCCATTCTCCTCTCCGAGTGGGGCAACCCCGCCACCCTCGGCGGGCACGGCTTCGGCACAAAGGTGCTCTCCTCCACTTTCGCAAGCGTCATGACCCGCTCCGGCGGCTTCTCCACCCTCGATATCGGCGCGATGAACACCGACACGTGGCTGATCATGGACCTTCTCATGTTCATTGGCGGCGGCTCGGGATCCACTGGTGGCGGCATCAAAGTCACCACGTTCGCTCTGCTCGTGCTCTCCATCGTCGCGGAGGCGAGGGGTGATCGCGACATCGAAATCTTTAGCCGCAGCATCCCCTACGACACCATCCGCCAAGCCATCGCCGTGCTCGTCATCAGCGTGCTCTTCGTCGCGATCGCCACCTGGGTCATGCTTCGCCTCACCAACTACCCACTCGACCGCGTGCTGTTCGAAGTCCTCAGCGCGTATGGAACCGTGGGCCTCTCCACGGGCATCACGAGTGATCTCAGCCTTGCCGCGAAGTACGTCATCATCGTGTGCATGTACGTGGGCCGCATCGGCCCCATGACCCTCGGCGCGGCTCTCGCTCTGCGTAGTCGCCGCAGGGTCATTCACCTGCCCGAAGAGCGGCCCGTGGTCGGCTAA
- a CDS encoding dynamin family protein: MNARVDSSLLSPITRHAREASLPFEIAGAAEAREKAGHIAQQVEDHLAPRIASLEAPLLAVVGGSTGSGKSTLVNALVGESISRAGALRPTTRQPVLVHNPADREWFEGERILPSLPRVHMSASSPEARERGTGFGTALHLVASERVPQGVALLDAPDIDSVSRENRELAGQLLRAADLWIFVTTAHRYADAVPWLALAQAAERDVTVVVVMNRIPHKDGVAEDLTSHLSAMLAERGVVTERLLAIHEQELDDGELLETEEVRELSAWLGALARDKEARSAIARRTLRGALVATAQSLDELAEAVGAQEEERDRLAALARAEFDAAKDSIASLTRDGALLRGEVLARWQDVVGTGEFFKGVQGWISRTRDRLTAAITGRTRPIVAAENAIETGLVTVVIDHVANARSRTVRAWNSHAAGSSLLQSSPGLAVTLMQVPEDFHRTVEDQVRAWQKDVLELVEAEGSDRRTQARVLSLGVNVVGIALMVVVFASTAFMPTGLEVGAGTATALVGQKLLESIFGDEAVRRLAKKARGMLDSRIANVVDAQATAFAKALAAQPITTPSSDMRADAEAIRTLIESLGGPSAPRARGDQR; this comes from the coding sequence ATGAATGCACGTGTGGACTCCTCCCTTCTTTCGCCGATCACGCGGCATGCGCGCGAGGCGAGCCTGCCGTTTGAGATCGCGGGTGCAGCCGAGGCGCGCGAGAAGGCAGGGCATATTGCCCAGCAAGTTGAGGACCACCTCGCGCCGAGGATCGCCTCGCTCGAGGCGCCGTTGCTGGCTGTGGTGGGTGGCTCGACGGGTTCGGGAAAGTCCACTCTCGTGAACGCGCTCGTGGGGGAGAGCATCTCTCGTGCGGGGGCGCTGAGGCCCACCACGCGCCAGCCCGTACTCGTGCACAACCCGGCCGATAGGGAGTGGTTCGAGGGGGAGCGGATCCTGCCGTCGCTTCCGCGCGTGCATATGAGCGCCTCAAGCCCCGAGGCACGTGAGCGCGGGACGGGTTTTGGCACGGCGCTTCACCTCGTGGCGAGTGAGCGGGTTCCCCAGGGCGTTGCTCTTTTGGACGCGCCCGATATCGATTCGGTGAGCCGCGAAAACCGCGAGCTTGCCGGTCAGCTTTTGCGCGCCGCCGACCTGTGGATTTTTGTGACGACCGCCCACAGGTACGCCGATGCCGTTCCGTGGCTCGCGCTCGCGCAGGCAGCGGAGCGCGATGTCACGGTGGTCGTGGTCATGAACCGCATCCCGCACAAGGACGGCGTGGCAGAGGATCTCACCTCGCATTTGAGCGCGATGCTCGCGGAGCGCGGAGTCGTGACAGAGCGCCTGCTCGCCATACACGAACAGGAACTCGACGACGGGGAGCTCCTCGAGACAGAAGAGGTGCGAGAGCTCTCGGCGTGGCTCGGGGCTCTGGCGCGGGATAAGGAGGCGCGCTCGGCGATCGCGAGGCGCACGCTGCGTGGAGCGCTCGTCGCGACCGCGCAATCGCTCGATGAGCTTGCTGAAGCCGTGGGGGCACAAGAAGAAGAGCGGGACCGGCTCGCGGCTCTCGCACGCGCGGAGTTTGATGCGGCGAAGGATTCGATCGCGAGTCTCACGCGTGACGGTGCGCTCTTGCGCGGCGAGGTGCTCGCGCGCTGGCAGGATGTCGTGGGCACCGGGGAATTCTTCAAGGGGGTGCAGGGATGGATCTCGCGCACGCGTGATCGCCTCACGGCCGCGATCACGGGGCGCACGCGTCCAATCGTTGCAGCGGAGAACGCGATTGAAACGGGCCTTGTGACCGTGGTGATTGACCATGTCGCCAATGCCCGTTCCCGCACCGTCCGCGCGTGGAATTCTCACGCCGCCGGGTCCTCCCTTCTTCAGTCGAGCCCTGGACTCGCGGTGACACTCATGCAGGTGCCCGAGGATTTCCACCGCACGGTCGAGGATCAGGTGCGGGCCTGGCAAAAGGATGTTCTCGAACTCGTCGAGGCTGAGGGCTCTGATCGTCGCACGCAAGCGCGTGTGCTGTCGCTCGGCGTGAATGTCGTGGGCATCGCTCTCATGGTCGTCGTCTTCGCGTCAACTGCCTTCATGCCCACGGGTCTCGAGGTGGGCGCGGGAACGGCAACGGCGCTCGTGGGGCAGAAGCTTCTCGAATCAATCTTTGGTGATGAGGCCGTGAGGCGCCTCGCGAAGAAGGCGCGCGGAATGCTGGATTCGCGCATTGCAAATGTCGTGGATGCACAAGCTACGGCGTTCGCCAAGGCTCTTGCCGCGCAGCCCATCACGACCCCCTCGAGTGACATGAGGGCGGATGCCGAGGCCATCCGTACTCTCATTGAGAGCCTTGGTGGTCCTTCCGCTCCACGCGCACGAGGTGATCAGCGATGA